Below is a genomic region from Jiangella gansuensis DSM 44835.
ACGACCATCAAGATGCTCACCGGCATCCTGGTCCCGACGGCGGGGACGGTGCGCACCTGCGGTCTGGAGCCGGTACGACGGCGCCGCGACCTGGCCCGGCAGATCGGCGTGGTGTTCGGCCAGCGCAGCCAGCTGTGGTGGGATCTGCCGTTGCGTGAGTCGTTCCGCACGCTCGCGGCCATCCACCGGCTGGCACCGGCGGCGTGGCCGGTGCGCCGCGACGAACTGGTGGACCGGCTGGACCTCGGGTCGTTCCTCGACACCCCGGTCCGGCAGCTCTCACTGGGGCAGCGGATCCGGGGCGAGATCGCCGCCGCGCTGCTGCACTCGCCCCGGCTGCTGATCCTCGACGAGCCGACGATCGGCCTGGACGTGCTGAGCAAGGAACGCCTGCGGGTGTTCCTGGCCGAGCAGCGCGCCCTGCACGGCACCACCCTGCTGCTGACCACGCACGACATGGACGACGTCCAGCGGCTCACCGAACGCATCATCGTGGTCGACCACGGGCGGTGCGTGTACGACGGGACGCTGACCGGGTTGGTGGGCCGGGTGGGCGCGGAGCGGGTCATGGCGGTCGACCTGGCCGAGCCGGTCGCGTCGCTGGGCGAGATCGCCGGAGTGCGTACGGTCGCGGTGGAGTCCGACGGCCTGCGGCACCGGCTGGCGTTCACCCCGGAGCGGACGACGGCGGGCGCCATCCTGGAGGCGGTGGGACAACGGGCCCAGGTGCGCGACCTGAGCATCGAGGAACCCGACATCGAGGACGTGGTGCGCCGCCTCTACCTGTCGCAGACGGCGTCGTGACGACGCTGTCCGGTCGAACGGCCGGTCTCGGCGCCACTCGGCAGGATCCTGGTCGCCTTTCCCGGAGCAGCGGTCTCGGCGCGATCGTGTCAGTCCGGCGCGGGGGGATCGGCGAGCACGTCCAGCAGCGCTTCGGCGTCGCTCGCCTTCAGCCGCCCGTCGGCCAGCGCCCGGCCCGCGGTGCGCCGCGCCAGCGCCACGTACGCGCCGACGCCTTCCGGTAGCGCGGCCGTGATCTCACGCAGATGGCTGGAGACGGTGCCGGCGTCACCCCGGGACACCGGGCCGGTGAGCGCGTCGTCGCCCTGCCGCAGCCCGTTGTCGAGCGCGGCGGACAGCAGCGGCGCGAGGACCTTGTCCGGCTCGTCGACGCCAGCCGCCCGCAGGAGGCCCATGGCGTCGTTGACGAGGGTCACCAGGTGGTTCGCGCCGTGTGCCAGCGCCGCGTGGTACAGCGCGCGGGCGTTCTCGGCGATCCGGACCGGCTCGGACCCCATCTCGACCACCAGGGCCTCCGCCACCGGCCACAGCGGCTCGGGCGCGGTGACTCCGAACGTCGCGCCGGTCAGCCGGTGCAGGTCGACCGAGGTGCCCGTGAACGTCATGGCCGGGTGCAGCGCGAGCGGCAGCGCGCCCACCCGCGTCGCGGGGTCCAGCACCCCGACGCCGTACCGGCCGCTGGTGTGGACCACCAGCTGACCCGGCCGGATCTCGCCGGTCTTCGCCAGCCCGTCGACCAGGCCGGGCAGGGCGTCGTCGGGCACCGTCAACAGCACCAGGCCGGACCGTGCGAGCACCTGCGGCACGTCCACCAGCGGAACGCCCGGCAGTAGCGCGTCGGCACGGGTCCGGCTGGTCAGTGAGACGCCGTAGCCGGCCACCACGTGGTGGCCGGCCCGGGCGAGGGCCGCGCCGAGTACTGCGCCGACCCGCCCGGTGCCGACGATTCCCACGTCCAGGCGCGCCGGCCGTTCCTCCGTCACAGACGACAGGCTAGGCCACGCCCGATCTCATTCGGTCGCGAGCGCCACCACCGGCGAGGTGCGCGCCGCGCGCTGCCCGGGCACGAGCGACGCCACCACACCCAGCCCCGTCGCCACCACCGCGCTGATCGCCAGCACACCCCACGGCACGACGAACTCCAGTTCCTCCACGCTCACCACGGCTGCCCAGGCGAACAGGACCCCGGCCGCCGTCCCCACGACCGCCGCGACCGCACCCATCAGTGCCGCCTCGAAACCCAGGAGCACCCGGGTCTGCCGGCGGGTCAACCCCAAGGCCCGCAGCAGCCCGATCTCGCGGGTCCGCTCGTGCACCGACAGCGACAACGTGTTGGCGATCCCGATGAACGCGATCACCAGCGCCAGCGCGAGGACGGCGAGGACCACGTTGACCGCCTCGTCGAGGTTGCGCTCGAACTCCGCGCGGCGCTCCACGAAGCTCTGCACCGACAGCTCCGGATGTCCCTCGGTCGCGGCCAGCAGCGCGGCGCGCGCGGTGTCGCCGTCGACGCCGTCGGCCGCGTTCACCGCCAGCACGTCGTCGCCGTCGACGACCACCCGGCCGATCTCCGGCAACTCCGTTACCGCCCGAACCACGGCCTGGGCGATCGGCGCGTCGGCGGCCGTGCGGACGGCGAAGTCGGCAGGCACCTGCCCGTCCACCACCACGCTGACACTGCTTCGAGACGACTCGGCCACGGTGACGAAGCCGGCAACCGTCGTCACGCCGATCAGCAGCGCCGCCGTCGTCGCGGCGACCCGGCGCGGGTTGCGCACGGCGTTGGCCGTCGCCAGCTCCGCGCTCGACCGCGAGGCGCCGGCCAGTCGCGACACCCCCGCGCCGAGCACCCGCACCACGGGCGGCACCACGCGCGGGCCCAGCACGAGCAGGCCGAGGAAGCAGACGGCGGCACCGAACACCACCGCGACCAACCCCATCCCGCCGCCGGTGGTCCCCGCGGCGGCACCGGCCACCAGCAGCAGCGCGCCGGCCCCCATGGCCAGCAGCCCGACGGCGAAGCGGGCCCGGCCCACGGCGCGACTGTCCGCTCCGTCGGGCACTGCCTGCAGGGCGGCCAGCGGCGACACCCTGGTCGCCGCCCGTGCCGGCGGCACCGCCGCCCCGACGGTCACCAACACCCCGACGACCAGCGACCAGCCGACCGCGGTCGACGACACGACGAGCGGCAACGGGCCGGTCCGGTCGTCGAGCAGGGCGCCCATGCCCCATGCGGACAACGCACCGAGGCCGACCCCGGCGATGCCGCCGGCCAGCCCCACGGCGACCGACTCGGACAGCAGACCGAGCAGCACCTGGCGCCGGGTCGCGCCGACCGTCCGGAGCAGGGCCAGCTCCCGCGTGCGCTGGGCGATGAGAATCCGGAACGTGTTGGCGATGACGAACGCCGCGACGATCAACGACACGGCGCCCAGCATGAGCAGCGGCACGCGGAGCGCCTCGCGGCTCGAGGATCCGTCGACCAGCCGCTGGGCGAGCTCGCCGCCGGTGATGACCTCGTGGCCGCCGGGCATTGCGGCCCGGACCGCGTCGGCGTCGGCGCCCGCGTCGAGCCGGAGGTCCACGCGGCTGGCGCCCGGCGGGTCGGCGAACCGCTGCACGACGCCCCAGCCGGCCGTCAGCTCCGGGTCGTCACCGGCCTCGGCGGTGGGCTCGGCGATCCCGGCGACCGGCAGCTCGACCACGTCAGTGGAGCCTTGGGCCGCGACGCTGATCTCGTCGCCGGCCTGCAGGTCCAGGCGTTCGGCGGAGCGCCGGTCCACCAGGACCCCGTCGCCGTCGAGGTCGGAGCCGACCGGCGCGGCGACCACCCGCGCGGCCGAGAACGGGTCGATCCGGCCGTCGCCGTCGACCGTGTGGACGGTCACCTCGCGGCGGGGCGCCGCGACGGCGACGCCCTCCATGTCGGCGACAGTGGCCGCGACCGATGCGTCGAGGTATCCCTCGTCCGGTGCCATGACCGCGAGGTCGACGCCCTCGGCGTCGGCCGCCACCCGCTCCCGCGAGGCGGCGTCGAGGGAGTCGGTGAGAACCAGGGTGCCCGCGGTGAACCCGACCGAGAGCACCACGACCAGCGCCGTCAGGCCCAGCCGCAGCAGGTGGGCGCGCAGGCCCGCCAGGATCACATCACGCACGGCTCAGTCCCCCAGCCGGCGCAGGTGGTCGATGACGGTGTCCACCGTCGGGTCGGCGATCTCGCCGGCCAGCCGCCCGTCGGCCAGCAGCACGACATGGTCCGCGGCGGCCGCGGCGGCCGGGTCGTGCGTCACCATGACGACGGTGCGGCCCAGCTCGCGGGCGCTGGCTCGCAGCAGCGCCAGGACCTCGCCGCCGGAGCGCGAGTCCAGGTTGCCGGTGGGCTCGTCGGCGAAGATCACCTCGGGTCGGTTGATCAGCGCCCGGGCCACCGCGACCCGCTGCTGCTGGCCGCCGGAGAGCTCGCTGGGCCGGTGCGTCAGCCGGTCCTGGATGCCCAGGATGCCGACGACCTCGTCGAACCAGGCCGGGTCGGCGGACCGGCCGGCCAGCCGCAGCGGCAGCAGCACGTTGGCCTTCGCGTCGAGGGTCGGCAGCAGGTTGAAGGCCTGGAAGACGAAGCCCAGCCGGTCGCGGCGGAGCAGGGTCAGCGCGGTGTCCCCGAGCTTCGTCAGGTCGGTGTCGCCGAGCAGCACCTGGCCCGACGTGGCGGTGTCGAGTCCGGCCAGGCAGTGCACGAGGGTGGACTTGCCGGACCCGGACGGCCCCATGATGGCGGTGAACCGGCCGGCGGCGAACGGGACGGAGATGCCGTCGAGGGCCCGGACGGCGGTGCGGCCGGTGCCGTACACCTTGGTCAGCCCGACGGCTCGGACGGCGACGGCGCCGGGGTCCGCCCCGGCGCCCGCGTATGCGTGTGTCTGGATGCTCACGTGTCCAGCGTCGTCGGCGACTGGTCCGGGATCGTCGGACCAACGGGTACACCTGCCGTGCGACCTTGGTCGTACGGCGCCGGGGCGGGCGGGGCCGATAGTGTCGGCGCTCGTGTCCGGGATGCGCCCGATCGAGACGCTGCCGAAGGTGCAGGCTCACCTCCACCTGACCGGCGCGATGCGCCCCGGCACCCTGACGGAACTGGCGGCCCGGGCCGGGATCGCCGTGCCGCCGGCACTGGATCCGGCCGGCATCCACGAATGGCCGGCGTTCCAGCAGCGCTACGACGCCGCGCGGGACGCGATCCGCTCGTCCGCCGACGTCGCGCGGGTCGTGCGGGAGGCCGCCGAGGACGACGCGGCCGGCGGCTGCGGCTGGCTGGAGCTCCAGGTGGACCCGACGTCGTACGCTCCGGCGCTGGGCGGGCTGGAAGCCGCGATCGAGGCAGTGCTGGCCGGGGCGGCGCAGGCGCCGACCCGGTCGGGGTGGTCGTCGCGTCGAGCTGGGCGCGGCCGGGTTCCCATGCGTCCCGCCTGGCCCGGTTGGCCGCCCGGTACGCCGGCGACGGTGTCGTCGGGTTCGGGCTGTCCAACGACGAGCGGCGCGGCCGGGTCGCGGACTTCGCGCCGGCGTTCCGGATCGCCGCGGAGCACGGGCTGGTGCGCACTCCGCACGCAGGGTTCTTCACCGGTGCCGGCCATGTCCGCGAGTGCGTGGAGGTGCTGGGTGCCACCCGGATCGGGCACGGCACGTCGGCGGTGGCCGACCCGGCGGTGCTGGAGCTGCTGGCCGATCGGCAGGTTGCGCTGGAGGTCTGCCCGACGTCGTACCCGCCGTTCGGCGTGCACCCGCTCGCCGGCGTGCCGGTCGGGGCAGTGCTGGCCGCAGGCGTCCCGGTGACCATCGGCAGCGACGACCCGCTGCTGTTCGGCGTCGGGCTGGCCGGCCAGTACGCGCTGTGCCGTGACCTTCTGGGCTTGTCCAACACCGAGCTGGCCGCGCTGGCCCGGTGTGGGATCGCGGCGTCCGGCGCGCCCGGCGACGTCAAGCGGCGACTGCTGGCCGGGGTCGACGCTTGGTCGGCAAGTCACCCCTCCCCATGATCACCGACGATCCGCCCCGCTATGACGTGGCGAATCGCCGATGATCATGGGGAGGGCGCGGCGGAGGTGGTGCCGACCCGCAAGTGGACCGGGAGCCGTACGTCGTCGGGCCGGGTGCCGGCCAGCAGCTCGGTGACCAGGCGGCCGGTGACGCGGCCCTTCTCGACGATCGGCTGGACGACGGTGGTGAGGGTCCGCTCGCCCAGCCACGGCGTCTCGATGCCGTCGAAGCCGACGACGGTGAGGTCGTCGGGGATGCGCAGCCCCGCGGCCTCCGCGGCGCGGATGACGCCGACCGCCAGCAGGTCGCTCTGCGCGATGATCGCGGTCGGCCGGCCGGCGGGGTCGTCCAACAGCTCTTTTGCCGCCAGATCGCCCTCCTCGATCCGGTTGGCGGCCGCTTCCACCGCGACGACCGGGCCGAAGGTGTCCTCGACGGCGGCCAGCCGGTGCCGGCAGTCGGCGTAGGCGGTGGCGGCGCGGCGGGTGTCGTCGGCCGGCCCACGCCGGCCGTCCAGCCGCAGCGGCAGCGTCACGACGGCGGGGCGCTGGTGGCCGAGGTCGGCGAGGTGCCGGGCCAGGGCTGCCGACCCGCCGTAGTCGTCGATGTCGAGCAGCACGACGTCCGGCCGGTCCGGGCCGTCGACGGCGACCACCGGCACGCCGCGGCCGACGAAGTGGTCGAGCAGGGGGTCGTCGTCACCGCCGCAGGTGGCGAAGACGGCGGCGTCGACCGGCATCCGGGCCACTTGTTCGGGAGTCGGCCCGCTGCGCTGGGCGTCGCCGGAGAGCAGCAGCAGCCCGGCGCCGGGCGGGCCGAGGGCGTCGGCCAGCCCGTCCAGCAGCGCGACGGCCACCGGGTCGCGGAACGCGTAGAGCAGCCGCTCGCCGATGATCGCGCCGACGATGCCCGAGCGTCCGCGCCGCAGGGAACTGGCCATCGGGTCCGGGCCGAGGTAGCCCAGTTCGCGCGCGGCGTCGAGCACCCGCTGCCGGGTGGCGTCGGCCA
It encodes:
- a CDS encoding ABC transporter ATP-binding protein, yielding MTEPIISVRDLRREFVVRSPAGRLRRTRTVVAAVDGLSFDLAEGSAVGYIGANGAGKSTTIKMLTGILVPTAGTVRTCGLEPVRRRRDLARQIGVVFGQRSQLWWDLPLRESFRTLAAIHRLAPAAWPVRRDELVDRLDLGSFLDTPVRQLSLGQRIRGEIAAALLHSPRLLILDEPTIGLDVLSKERLRVFLAEQRALHGTTLLLTTHDMDDVQRLTERIIVVDHGRCVYDGTLTGLVGRVGAERVMAVDLAEPVASLGEIAGVRTVAVESDGLRHRLAFTPERTTAGAILEAVGQRAQVRDLSIEEPDIEDVVRRLYLSQTAS
- a CDS encoding Rossmann-like and DUF2520 domain-containing protein, which encodes MTEERPARLDVGIVGTGRVGAVLGAALARAGHHVVAGYGVSLTSRTRADALLPGVPLVDVPQVLARSGLVLLTVPDDALPGLVDGLAKTGEIRPGQLVVHTSGRYGVGVLDPATRVGALPLALHPAMTFTGTSVDLHRLTGATFGVTAPEPLWPVAEALVVEMGSEPVRIAENARALYHAALAHGANHLVTLVNDAMGLLRAAGVDEPDKVLAPLLSAALDNGLRQGDDALTGPVSRGDAGTVSSHLREITAALPEGVGAYVALARRTAGRALADGRLKASDAEALLDVLADPPAPD
- a CDS encoding FtsX-like permease family protein; amino-acid sequence: MRDVILAGLRAHLLRLGLTALVVVLSVGFTAGTLVLTDSLDAASRERVAADAEGVDLAVMAPDEGYLDASVAATVADMEGVAVAAPRREVTVHTVDGDGRIDPFSAARVVAAPVGSDLDGDGVLVDRRSAERLDLQAGDEISVAAQGSTDVVELPVAGIAEPTAEAGDDPELTAGWGVVQRFADPPGASRVDLRLDAGADADAVRAAMPGGHEVITGGELAQRLVDGSSSREALRVPLLMLGAVSLIVAAFVIANTFRILIAQRTRELALLRTVGATRRQVLLGLLSESVAVGLAGGIAGVGLGALSAWGMGALLDDRTGPLPLVVSSTAVGWSLVVGVLVTVGAAVPPARAATRVSPLAALQAVPDGADSRAVGRARFAVGLLAMGAGALLLVAGAAAGTTGGGMGLVAVVFGAAVCFLGLLVLGPRVVPPVVRVLGAGVSRLAGASRSSAELATANAVRNPRRVAATTAALLIGVTTVAGFVTVAESSRSSVSVVVDGQVPADFAVRTAADAPIAQAVVRAVTELPEIGRVVVDGDDVLAVNAADGVDGDTARAALLAATEGHPELSVQSFVERRAEFERNLDEAVNVVLAVLALALVIAFIGIANTLSLSVHERTREIGLLRALGLTRRQTRVLLGFEAALMGAVAAVVGTAAGVLFAWAAVVSVEELEFVVPWGVLAISAVVATGLGVVASLVPGQRAARTSPVVALATE
- a CDS encoding ABC transporter ATP-binding protein, with translation MSIQTHAYAGAGADPGAVAVRAVGLTKVYGTGRTAVRALDGISVPFAAGRFTAIMGPSGSGKSTLVHCLAGLDTATSGQVLLGDTDLTKLGDTALTLLRRDRLGFVFQAFNLLPTLDAKANVLLPLRLAGRSADPAWFDEVVGILGIQDRLTHRPSELSGGQQQRVAVARALINRPEVIFADEPTGNLDSRSGGEVLALLRASARELGRTVVMVTHDPAAAAAADHVVLLADGRLAGEIADPTVDTVIDHLRRLGD
- a CDS encoding adenosine deaminase family protein, whose amino-acid sequence is MVVASSWARPGSHASRLARLAARYAGDGVVGFGLSNDERRGRVADFAPAFRIAAEHGLVRTPHAGFFTGAGHVRECVEVLGATRIGHGTSAVADPAVLELLADRQVALEVCPTSYPPFGVHPLAGVPVGAVLAAGVPVTIGSDDPLLFGVGLAGQYALCRDLLGLSNTELAALARCGIAASGAPGDVKRRLLAGVDAWSASHPSP
- a CDS encoding substrate-binding domain-containing protein → MGEHRATLAAVAARAGVSPSTASLAFSGSGPVADATRQRVLDAARELGYLGPDPMASSLRRGRSGIVGAIIGERLLYAFRDPVAVALLDGLADALGPPGAGLLLLSGDAQRSGPTPEQVARMPVDAAVFATCGGDDDPLLDHFVGRGVPVVAVDGPDRPDVVLLDIDDYGGSAALARHLADLGHQRPAVVTLPLRLDGRRGPADDTRRAATAYADCRHRLAAVEDTFGPVVAVEAAANRIEEGDLAAKELLDDPAGRPTAIIAQSDLLAVGVIRAAEAAGLRIPDDLTVVGFDGIETPWLGERTLTTVVQPIVEKGRVTGRLVTELLAGTRPDDVRLPVHLRVGTTSAAPSP